The Drosophila bipectinata strain 14024-0381.07 chromosome 3L, DbipHiC1v2, whole genome shotgun sequence region GGAGGCGTTCTTCACCGCATGTCGCTCCCGTGGCATGTCCAGGGTAACGGGCAGCTGCTCCTGCATCACCGAGTGGTGCGTAATCAGGGCCTTTAGGCTGGTGAACTGCTTCTTGGCTCCCTTCAGTCGGTACATCAGATTCCGGGTGGTTTGCACCGGATAGGCCTTAACCTTGCTGTTCTTCTCCAGGCGCACGACGAGCTGGAAATTCCGGGGAGTGCTGCGGCGCAGAAGAAAGCTTCCGGGTGTGGATTTTCGCAGGTGCTCCACCGCCGCCTTGGCCGTGATCCTTGGCTGGTACCAAGGACACTCCAGCAGCTCCGGCTCCTCATCGTCCTCGTCATCGGAGTTTTGGTGGGTGCTGCCGTAACGTATCGGCAATCGGATAATCCTGCGGCGTTTGCTCGATGTAATCAAGCTGGAGTTCTCCGTGACAAGTTGGCAACAGTCTGAGATCCCCGCATCAGAGTCCTCCTCGGCAACCTCCTCGTCATCGTCCTCCGGATTGGAGTCGCTGCTGGGCTGACTGGTCTGCCAGCAGTTAAGTGACAGCAGGGACTTTTGGGGCGAACGTTTGGGCGTGGTGGGGTTGCTACTcgaggtggtggtggagctgcag contains the following coding sequences:
- the LOC108128425 gene encoding uncharacterized protein isoform X2, with the translated sequence MGRLFQYNRFGATTDNDNKKDTQLKNKMLRNAIKCPDYSDIYGQYNVDSAQEKCEQWTSKLQFPSTGEQEPNQSRTHKVYDSMKNFLQRKLFAQSSHKEQQVLDEEPTSDYDEDLLDSSYHADAEEEEEERDADCSCSSTTTSSSNPTTPKRSPQKSLLSLNCWQTSQPSSDSNPEDDDEEVAEEDSDAGISDCCQLVTENSSLITSSKRRRIIRLPIRYGSTHQNSDDEDDEEPELLECPWYQPRITAKAAVEHLRKSTPGSFLLRRSTPRNFQLVVRLEKNSKVKAYPVQTTRNLMYRLKGAKKQFTSLKALITHHSVMQEQLPVTLDMPRERHAVKNASIRYDDDFEPLESLQLLGILKSLQAKGIEM
- the LOC108128425 gene encoding uncharacterized protein isoform X1, producing MGRLFQYNRFGATTDNDNKKDTQLKNKMLRNAIKCPDYSDIYGQYNVDSAQEKCEQWTSKLQFPSTGEQEPNQSRTHKVYDSMKNFLQRKLFAQSSHKEQQVLDEEPTSDYDEQDLLDSSYHADAEEEEEERDADCSCSSTTTSSSNPTTPKRSPQKSLLSLNCWQTSQPSSDSNPEDDDEEVAEEDSDAGISDCCQLVTENSSLITSSKRRRIIRLPIRYGSTHQNSDDEDDEEPELLECPWYQPRITAKAAVEHLRKSTPGSFLLRRSTPRNFQLVVRLEKNSKVKAYPVQTTRNLMYRLKGAKKQFTSLKALITHHSVMQEQLPVTLDMPRERHAVKNASIRYDDDFEPLESLQLLGILKSLQAKGIEM